The region ATTGGATCTATCAAGGAGTCGCATCATGGCGCGTATGGAGAGAGCTGGCTTGCAGGTTGCGGCGGATTATGCGGACTTTATCGAAGGGCAGGCTTTGCCGGGCACCGGCGTTGAAGCGGATGTGTTCTGGCAGGGGTTGAGCAAGCTGGCGCATGAGTATGGTCCAGAAAACGCGGCTTTGTTGGCGAAACGTGAGGATATCCAGCAAAAGATAGATGCCTGGCATGTGGCACGCGCCGGCCAGGCGCATGACGCGGTGGCCTATAAGGCATTTTTGCAAGAGATTGGTTATTTGTCGCCTGAAGGTGATGACTTTCAGATTGAAACCAAGAACGTTGATCCAGAGATCGCATTGGTGCCGGGACCACAGTTGGTCGTGCCGGTGACAAACGCACGCTATGCGCTGAATGCGGCTAATGCACGGTGGGGGTCGCTGTATGATGCGTTCTATGGCACCGATGCGCTGGGCGATTTGCCAGGGGGCAAGGGGTTTGATGCGGCGCGTGGTGCCCGTGTTGTGGCTGCGGCCAAGGCACATCTGGACGAGGTTGTGCCTTTGAAATGGGGCGCTTGGTCGGATGCCAAGGGTTTTGATTTTCAGGATGGGCAGTTTGTTGTCGTCATGGAGACGGGGGCTGCGGCTCTTGCCCGCCCGCAGCAATTCCGAGGGATCACCGAAGATCTGTCTCAGATCATCTTTGTGAAGAACGGTCTGCATATCCGTGTCGTGATCAACCCAAGCCACCCAATTGGCAAAACTGACCCTGCGGGTATTGCAGATGTGATGTTGGAAAGCGCCATGTCAGCGATCATGGATTGCGAAGATTCCGTTGCCTGTGTGGATTCAGAAGAAAAGGTGCAGGCCTATGCCAATTGGCTGGGATTGATGAAGGGTGATTTGGTTGAGAGTTTTGAGAAGGGCGGTCAGACGGTCACGCGGACTTTGGCAGAAGACATCAAGTATAAGTCTGCGGCGGGGGTAGAGCGTCGCCTTAAGGGGCGCGCGCTGTTGTGGGTGCGCAATGTCGGGCATCTGATGACAAACCCCACTGTGCTGGATCGTGATGGTGCCGAGATATACGAAGGGCTGATGGATGCGCTGACCACTGTGATGATTGCGATGCATGATTTGCAGCGCGACGGCGGTAATTCGGTCAAAGGTTCTGTTTATATTGTGAAGCCAAAGATGCATGGGCCACAAGAGGTTGCCTTTGCGGATCGTATCTTTGATTGCGTCGAAGAGGTGCTGGGGCTGCCCAAGCACACCGTTAAGATTGGGATCATGGATGAGGAACGCCGAACCTCGGTGAACCTTAAGGCCTGTATCCGCGCTGCGAAATCTCGGGTGGCCTTTATCAATACAGGGTTCTTGGATCGTACAGGGGATGAGATCCATACCTCTATGGAAGCCGGGCCGTTCTTGCGCAAGGATGCCATCAAAGGCGAAGGCTGGATTGCTGCTTATGAGGCGCTGAATGTGGATACTGGTCTGGAGTGTGGTCTGAAGGGCAAAGCACAGATCGGCAAGGGTATGTGGGCCATGCCGGATTTGATGGCGGCGATGCTAGAGCAAAAGATCGGTCATCCAGAAGCCGGAGCAACCTGTGCCTGGGTGCCAAGCCCAACGGCGGCCACGTTGCACGCGCTGCATTACCATAAGGTGGATGTAATGGCGGTGCAGGACAAGTTGTTGGCGGGGGGGCACCGTGCCTCTGTGGATGACATCCTTGAGATACCGTTGGCGGTACAGCCTGACTGGAGTGCTGAGGATATTCAGCGTGAGGTCGAGAACAATGCGCAGGGCATTCTGGGATATGTGGTGCGCTGGGTTGATCAAGGCGTTGGTTGTTCGAAAGTACCAGACATCAATGACGTTGGCTTGATGGAGGATCGTGCGACCTGTCGGATAAGTTCGCAACATTTAGCGAATTGGCTGCATCATGATGTGGTGAATGCCCAAGACGTGATGGGTGCGATGCGCAAAATGGCCGCTGTGGTTGATGGGCAAAATGCTCATGATCCACTGTATCAGCCTATGGCTCCCGGATTTGATGGGATCGCCTTTCAGGCGGCTTGTGATTTGGTCTTTAAAGGGCGCGTTCAACCTTCAGGCTACACTGAACCCGTGTTGCATGCGCGTCGGTTGGAATTGAAAGCCAGCTGACACTAAATGCTTGGGCGGGCCTTTGGGCAAAATGTATTTACCACCAGAGGAGCCAACTGAGGGTGGCTTGATGCAATGGTCCAAGGCCGCAACGTCTATGGCGAGCGCTGGGCGCGAAGGGCGCATTATCCATGGCGCGAGGTGATTGGTTTGAATGTGAGTACTTTGGGATATTTGGGCGGCAGCATTCATTGCGCCACCCAACAAATGCCGCAGATTTCGTATGTTTTCCCGGAAAATTGGTTTGAAACACAGCGCAACTCGGCAATGATAGATTTAACAATAGGGCGCGCTGGGCGTCAAACATACGGGTAGGGAACATCATGGCAGACATTTCATTGCGTAAGGCGCGCACCATCATTCGCAAGACATTGGAAAAGGGCCGGGAAATGGATCTGAAACCGCTGTCTGTCGTGGTTTTGGATGCGGGCGGGCATGTGATTGCGTTCGAACGCGAAGATACAGCGGCACCGGGGCGGTTTGGGATCGCCCACGGTAAAGCGCATGGCGCGGTTATGCTGGGCATGGCTGGACGTGCGCAGATGGCGCGGGCGGAACAGCAGGCTTACTTTATGGCGGCGGTCAACGGTGTTTACGGCGGGCAAGTGGTGCCCGTGCCCGGCGGCATTCTGGTGCGTGGTAAAAAAGGCGAGGTGATTGGCGCAATCGGCGTCACAGGCGACACCTCTGAAAATGATGCCGAGGCGGGTTTGGCTGGCATTTCGGCTTCTGGTCTTGAGGGCGAAGCCTAGCAGGTAGCAGGTCGGGGATGGAGCGTGTGTTGACTGCGTGCAACTTCACAAGCGGCTGCGCGTGTCTGCCTCTGGCAGTCTTGGGGTGTTACTGTAAACTATGACAAAAGCGCAGTGAAAGGATCCTTATGCGTCGCCCTATAGTTGGCATTATTGGCAATCAATACCTGATTGACGATTCCTATCCAGCCCATGCGGGTGGGCAAATGAATTCCCAAGCGATTGCAGCGGTTGCGGGATGTATGCCGCTTTTAATTCCAGCAGATCCACAGTTGGTGTCAGTGCCGGAATTGATGCAAACCTGCGACGGTTTTTTGCTGACCGGTGGGCGTCCGAACGTGCATCCAAATGAATACGGCGAAGATCCAACTGAAGCGCATGGGCAATTTGACCGGGCGCGGGATGCGGTTGTTTTGCCTTTGGTGCGCGCCTGCGTTGAGCGGGGGCAGCCCTTTTTGGGGATTTGTCGTGGTTTTCAAGAGGTGAATGTCGCGATGGGTGGTTCTCTCTACCCAGAAATTCGCGATTTGCCGGGCCGTACAAACCACCGGATGCCGCCAGATGGCACCTTGGAAGAAAAGTTTGAATTGCGCCACGATGTGACCTTTACCAAAGATGGAGTGTTTCACAAATTGATGGGGGCCTCTGAGGTTCTGACCAACACTTTGCATGGTCAAGGTATCAAGCGCCCCGGAGACCGCATTGTGATAGACGGAACCGCGCCTGATGGTACACCAGAGGCAACATATATCAAAGATGCTCCGGGATTTACCTTGTCTGTTCAATGGCATCCAGAGTGGAACGCGCAACACGATCCTGTGAGCCGCCCCTTATTTGAAGCATTTGGGGATGCGGTGCGCGGGTGGTCAGCCCGCACCAGCCGCGCCGCCTGACATCTGTTTAGACGGATTTAGTTTGCATGCCGCGCACCATGCGCAAAACGTTGCGGCGGGGCAAAAGCGGGGTGATCCAATTCAATAAGAAGGACAGGCGCCTTTCGTTGATCACAATAAGCTTGCCAGACATCATGCCCTGGTAACCCAGTTTTGCGACATTTTCAGCGGAATCGCCCTTTTGATTGACCAGACCTGTGTTTTCCAAATTTGCCGTGGCGGCGAATTCGGTACGCACAAGGCCCGGGTTCAGACAGGTGACGGTCACACCTTTGTCGCGGAGTTCTTCGTCAAGCGCCTGACTGTAAGACATCACAAAGGCTTTGCTGGCAAAATAGACCGCTTGCAGCGGGCCGGGCATCATCGCCGCTGTTGAGGCGACATTCAGAATTTTACCCGCTCCTTTGGCTGCCATTTGGCCTCCCAAATCATGGCTGAGCTCTGCCAAAGATTTGATATTCAGGTCAATCATGGCGGATTCGTCGGCCCAATCTCGGTCGATATGTATCCCATGACCACCAAATCCGGCGTTATTGATCAATATATCCACCGAGAGGTTTCGCGCGGCAATCTCTGCCAAAAGGGATTTTGCACCCTCGGCGGCACCGAGATCCAGCGCGATGACATGGGCCGTGATCCCAAATTTTGTTTCCAATTCGACCTTTAGCGTGTCCAAGGCGCCTTTGCGTCGCGCGGTGATAATTACGTCGCCGCCTTTTGCAGCATGGTAGCGGGCAAATTCTTTGCCGATGCCAGAGGAAGCACCGGTGATAAGGGCGAGGCTTTTCATTTCATATCCTAAGCAAGTTTAAGTAGAGGGGCGTTTGTGTCGAAGTGACATATTTAGTATATTTTGTCATAATGTCAATTGACAAAATTAGCCAATATTGTCAGAACACAAAAATGGAAGAAAAACGATCTCTCGACAAAGACCCCAAGGTGGTGTCGATTCTGGACGCGGCCTTTCAGGCCTTTGCCATGTATGGGTTCCGGCGTACCTCGATGGAGGATATTGCAAAGGGGGCAGGTATTTCGCGCGCTGCGGTCTATCAGCACTTTAAAAACAAGGACGAAATTTTTCGCACCTTGGTGACGTGGTATTATCATGATGCATATAAGAACGTCGGTGAAGCGCTGATCAAAAACGGCAGCGTAACTGACATTTTGTTGGCGGCGTTTCAGGCGCAAAGCGGCCCGGCGTTTAAGGTGTTGTTGGATTCGCCGCATGGCGAAGAATTGCTGGATTCCAAAAGGACAGGCGCAGGCGATATCGTGGCAGAAGGAGAGGCGCGCATTGCTGGGCTTTACGCAGATTGGTTGGATCGTCTGTCCCGTGAAGGGCAGGTTGATCTGGCCCGGGTTTCTGGTTCAGCCGGGGAAATCGCTGATGCCATGATGTCGGGGCTGCGTGGGGCGAAGGCCCATGGTCCTTCTTTTGAAGATTATGCCCGGGGTCGCGATAGTCTGGCGCGGCTTTTTGGCCAGGGCTTGGCGGTCTAAGAGAAGGCTTTATTCCGGCTCGGGAATGCCGAGTTCGGTGCGTTTTTTCTTGGAGAGTCCGGCGCTGATCAACCCATATGATATTTGGATATGGGCTTTTAATTCGGCATCCGAAAGGCCCGGCGTGTCATATTGCTGGAGCCACTTCATGCCGCGAGATGCTAAATAGGGTGCAGGGCGAATACCCGGTTGCTCTTGCAGCACTTCAAATGCAATCGGGGCCACCTTAAAGGTGAAGGCAGGGTTGCCTTCGTACCATCCGCAGATCGCAAACACTTTGCCGCCAACTTTCCAAACATCTGCGTCACCCCACTGCACAACATGCGTGGTTGCAACAAATTCGCTGCAGAACTGATTGAATTCATTGCGGTTCATAATAATTCCCTGCTGACCGTTGCACCATAGCGCTGCTGGTGACTGCGCTTCAAGTCCGGTTTTTTGGGCAACGATTGCTGCAATGCAGAAAAAATCACTTGCGAAATAAAATTGCGTCTTTAATAGGGTGTGTGACAGAATTGTACGTTATGACCTGTGGGGCCATATCTGACGTTTAGCGTGTATGGCCGCGAAACAGCAAAGATTTCGCCTGGTTTTGTCAAAAAAATGACGTCGCGGCACAAAAATCACCGCGGGCGGTTAAAGGGATGGGTGCGAAATGTCGCAAACCCATCATTAGCTGTCGCACAGCCTTGTGAATAAGGTGCGATCAAAGTAAAGAGCTTCCGGAGCGGCGAAGACCGTTTAGGGGAAAAGAAAGTTCTGTATAGGGGGACTGGAAACGTGAGAATCGGAACGCCAAAGGAGATCTTTGAGGGTGAGGCGCGCGTCGCTATGACCCCGGACTCCGCCAAGCAATTGCAAAAGCTTGGATATGAATGTGCGATTGAGAAAGGTGCAGGGATTGCTGCAGGTTTTTCAGACGCCACTTACGAAGCGGCAGGTGTTGAGGTCATCAAGACCGCAGCAGCGCTTTGGAAAGACGTCGATATTATTGCCAAGGTGCGTCAGCCCGAAGCAGTTGAGCTAAAGCGACTATCGAAGGGTAAAACTTTGATTTCTTTCTTCAACCCAGCTGGGAATGAAGAGGGTATGGAAGCTGCCAAGTCCACCGGCGCGAATGTGATCGCGATGGAAATGGTGCCTCGTATTTCGCGGGCTCAAAAAATGGATGCACTGTCGTCCATGGCCAACATCGCGGGTTATCGTGCCGTGATCGAAGCCGGTAACAATTTTGGCCGTTTCTTTACGGGCCAAATCACTGCGGCGGGTAAAGTACCACCTGCCAAAGTTCTGGTTGTTGGTGCGGGGGTTGCCGGATTGGCTGCCATCGGAACGGCAACGTCTTTGGGTGCGATCACCTATGCGTTTGACGTGCGTCCAGAAGTGGCCGAGCAAGTCGAATCCATGGGTGCCGAATTTGTCTATCTGGATTTTGAAGAAGAACAGCAAGATGGTGCCGCAACCGGTGGTTATGCGGCGGTGTCCAGCCCAGAATTCCGCGAAGCACAGCTGGCGAAGTTCCTGGAATTGGCGCCCGAGGTTGACATCGTGATCACAACTGCGTTGATCCCGAACCGTCCGGCACCAAAGCTATGGCTTGAAAATATGATTGCGGCGATGAAGCCGGGATCAGTTATTGTTGATTTGGCAGCAGAGCGGGGCGGCAACGCCGAAGGCACTGTGGCGGATGAGAAAGTTGTCACCGACAACGGCGTGACCATCATTGGTTACACCGATTTCCCATCGCGCATGGCCGCACAATCTTCGACTTTATATGCGACCAACATCCGCCACATGATGACGGACCTGACCCCTGAAAAAGATGGTCAGATCAATCACGACATGGAAGATGACGTCATTCGCGGTGCAACCGTGACGTTTGACGGGGATATCACGTTCCCACCGCCACCGCCTAAAGTGCAGGCGATTGCAGCGCAGAAACCAAAAGAAGTGGTGCCTGAGCTGACAGCGGAAGAAAAGCGTGCAGCGGAAGTTGCGGCGTTCAAACAGCAGACCAAGAACCAAGTGATGTTGCTTGGCGGTGGCGGCGCTTTGTTGCTGTTGGTTGGTCTGGTTGCTCCGGCCTCGTTCATGCAGCACTTTATCGTGTTTGCCCTGGCGTGTTTTGTCGGTTTTCAGGTTATCTGGGGCGTCGCGCACAGCTTGCACACCCCTTTGATGGCTGTGACCAACGCGATCTCTTCGATCATCATCTTGGGGGCTTTGATGCAGGTCGGGTCAGGGTCTTTCCTTGTTATCCTATTGGCGTCGCTGTCTATTTTCATGGCCGGGATCAATATCTTCGGTGGTTTCCTCGTAACACGGCGCATGCTTGCCATGTTCCAGAAATCTTAAGGAGGTCGAGCAAATGGAATTTGGTTTCACAACTGCCGCTTACGTTGTTTCGGCTGTTCTTTTCATTCTGTCTTTGGGCGGTCTGTCTGGTCAAGAAAGCGCAAAACGCGCTGTATGGTATGGCATTGTGGGGATGGCTTTGGCCGTTGCTGCAACGCTGGTTGGCCCGGGTTCGGGTCTGTGGTTGCTGTCGATCCTGCTGATCGCGGGGGGTGGCTCTATCGGCTACTATGTGGCAACAAAAGTGCAGATGACAGAGATGCCGCAGCTGGTGGCTGCGATGCACTCGCTGGTGGGTCTGGCTGCTGTTTTTGTTGGTCTGATCGCGCATTTCGAATTGAACCGCGTATTGGGCATGGACGAGGCCACACGCCACGGTCTGGACGGGTTTGCCGGTCTTTTGGCGCATAAAGATGGCGTCGAGATTTCGATCCTGCGGGTCGAGTTGTTCTTGGGTGTCTTTATTGGTGCGGTCACCTTTACTGGTTCCATCATTGCCTATGGCAAATTGGCGGGCAAAGTTGACACCACAGCCAAGAAACTGCCGGGCGGCCACATGTTGAACGCCTCTGCAGCGGCGATTTCTGCGCTAACGTTGATCTGGTACTTTAACACCGGCGGCTTTTTCCCGCTGTTCATCATGACATTGGCGGCGCTGTTCATTGGGTATCACCTGATTATGGGCATCGGCGGCGCAGACATGCCGGTTGTTGTTTCTATGCTGAACTCCTACTCCGGTTGGGCTGCGGCAGCGATTGGTTTCTCCCTCGGCAACGACCTTCTGATCGTTGTGGGTGCGCTGGTTGGTTCCTCCGGTGCGATCTTGTCCTACATCATGTGTAAGGCGATGAACCGTTCGTTCGTCAGCGTTATCCTTGGTGGTTTTGGCGGCACAACAGGTCCGGCAATGGAAGTCGAAGGCGAGCAGATCGCAATCGACGCAGACGGTGTTGCGACCGCCTTGGAAGAAGCAGACTCTGTCATCATCATTCCGGGCTACGGCATGGCGGTTGCGCAGGCCCAGCAGAATGTTGCTGAGCTAACACGTCGTTTGCGTGCCAAAGGCAAAGAGGTGCGCTTTGCAATCCACCCGGTTGCGGGTCGTTTGCCAGGTCACATGAACGTTTTGTTGGCCGAAGCAAAAGTGCCTTATGACATCGTGATGGAAATGGATGAGATCAACGAGGACTTCCCGGAAACGGATGTTGCGATCGTGATTGGCTCCAACGACATCGTGAACCCAGCGGCCCAAGAAGATCCGAATTCGCCCATCGCGGGCATGCCGGTTCTGGAATGCTGGAAAGCAAAGCAGGTGTTTGTTTCAAAACGGGGTCAGGGCACCGGGTATTCCGGCATCGAAAACCCGCTGTTCTACAAAGAGAACACCCGCATGTTCTATGGCGATGCCAAAGCATCCCTCGATACATTGCTGACTATGATCCAGTAAAAAAGATGTTTGAAAAATGGAAGCTCCGCCCAATGGGCGGAGTTTTTTTATGTCGGTTACTCGGCTGCCGCGACCTGAGGAAACCCATGATCTGGCGTCCATCCCTGATCCTGCCAATGCACGGCAACACCATGAAGCGCCTTGATCGCTGTGTGTAGATCACGGCCTTGTGCGGTAAGCTCATAGCTGACTGCGGGTGGAGCGGTTGACATTTGTTTGCGCAGAACGATGCCCGCGCTTTCCAGCGTTCTGAGGCGTTCTGTTAGCACCTTGGCCGAAATTGTGGGCATCAGTCCTAGCATTTCGCCAAATCGCAAGGGCCCCTCTGTCACGAGGAGCCAAATGACATAGGTTGTCCAGCGCCCCGTGATGGTTTTTAAAAGCGGGTCAACGGGGCAAGAATTGTGTTCCATTTCGATCCTTACTAGGCGGTAACCGGTTACCAATAAGTGCATACTTACTTTTTGTAAGTATGTGCGCCATCTCTGCTTTGCAATCAAAAAGGAGAGTGGGATGCCACGTGTAGAAGTGATTTATTTTTCTGGTTTTGGACATACGGCCAAACAAGCTGAGGCGATTTTGGGGGGGGCATCTGAGGTCAGCGATGCGCGCCTGTGGGCGATCCCTGAGGATGGTTTGGTGTCTGAGGCGCTGTGGGAAGCGGCAGACAGCGCGGATGCTATTATTTTTGGCGGTCCCACTTATATGGGGGGTGTGCCCTGGCAGTTTAAACGATTTGCTGACGATAGCTCTAAGCGTTGGTTTAGCGGTGCATGGGCGAACAAATTCGCTGGTGGCTTTACCAACTCTGCAAGTTTTGTTGGTGATAAGGGAGAGACAATGGGGTATCTTCAGACTCTGGCTGCACAGCATGGCATGATCTGGGTTTCCTTGGGACAACCCCCTGCAAATGCTTTGGAGCATGGTCCAACCGATATGAACCGATTGGGTGGCAGTGCAGGTGCCTTAGCTGTTTCTCCTTCGGATGCAAGTTCAGAGCAAGCACCTGAGGCCGGTGATTTGCAATCTGCTCATGCCTATGGCCGGAGGGTTGCAGCGATAGCTGAAGCCAAAATAATCGTCTGACTTGGAAGAAATAGAAGAGGGTGCCTTTTGGCACCCTTTTTGGTTGAACATGCTAAAGTGGCGCGCGCAACCGGAGAAATTTTGATGGAAAAGGTAAACGGCATTGGTGGTTTCTTCTTTCGGAGTGAAGATCCGCAGGCGATGGCAGAGTGGTATCAAACCCATCTGGGGATTGACCCCGTGGCGGAGGTTCCGTGGTCAACCGCGGCGGGACACACGGTCTTTGCCCCTTTTGCCAGAGATACGGATTATTTCGGCCGTGAAAGCCAGCAATGGATGATCAATTTTCGTGTTTCGGACATGGATACAATGATTGCACAACTGTCGCTTGCGGGAATCGCTGTTGAAACACGTGCCGAATGGGATGGGGCATATGGACGTTTTGCGCGTATTCACGACCCCGAAGGTAATCCAATTGAATTATGGCAACCGCCGGCGCTAACCACCTAAAAAAACCCAGTGCAACGGCTTTGCCAAAATTGCGGGCCGCTTTCAGTCACTTACGACGATTTCCCTTGGCTTCGCGACGGCTTGGCACAAAATGTCAGGTGATTGTATACCAATGTATCCATGTAACACACTGAAATAAATAAATTTTCTTTACAATTGCAGCGGCCTGCGTAGGGTGTGATCCGGTAAAGGAGCCCACTATGACGCCTATTGATGATCATCCGTTGCGCTATCGATTGGCCAATGAGCTGCATGCGCGGCCATTCCCGGCCTTCGGCGCTCCGGCGACGGCTTGTTTTCTTGCGATTAAGAAGGAAAAAGGCGCGGCGGGACGCAACAAAGACGAAGATCTGCATTATCTGATTAAATTGCTGGATCGCTATGGGGCACCTCATCCGCAGCCCGGGGCGACGCATTATTCGGGCACGATTGGTCGGCATCAGGTCAAATGGGAACAGCACACCGAATTTGTGACGTTTATGGTGTTTTCCCAAGACGTATCAAGCCGGGCCTTTGATCCAGCTGATTTTGAAGTCTTTCCAGAAGACTGGCTTGCGGAAACCACTGGCGTACGGATTTCGTCGATCTTGATCCGGGTTGTGATGCGACCTGATGAAGACACTCTCGCTAAAAATTTGAAAGATTGGTTTGTGGCCGAAAGCCTGGCCACCAGCGAGGTACTGGACGGATCTGCGGTGATCGCCGGTGACTTTCGCATCGACCCGGCAGGGCATTTGCGGTTTGCAGTTTTCCCATCCGAGGGCACCGGTGAGCAACGCATAGGCCGGATTGTGCAGCGGTTGTGTGAAATCGAGACCTATAAGTCGATGTCGATGTTGGGTTTTTCACGGGCAGGCAACATGGCATCACATATGGGGGCATTAGAGGCCGAGCTGACCTCGGTGATGGGGGACATGAGCGGCGATGTACCAGCCGAGAACACTCTGGACGCTTTGTTGACAATTTCATCGGAAATCGAAGCATTGGTTGCGAGGGCGTCGTACCGGTTTGGGGCAACGCGGGCCTACGAGGCGATTGTGGATCAGCGCATCAATGTGTTGCGCGAAGCGCGCTATGGACGGCGCCAGACCTTTCGAGAGTTTATGATGCGGCGATATGATCCCGCGATGCGCACGGTGGGTTCAACTGAAAAACGCTTGGCAGCGCTTTCTGATCGCGCGATTCGTGCCGGAGATTTGTTGCGTACAAAAGTGGATGTCGCTCGGTCAGCCCAAAACCAGTCTTTGCTAGCTAGTATGGACCGGCGCGCGGATTTGGCTTTGCGCTTGCAAGAAACAGTCGAGGGTCTGTCTGTGGTGGCGATTGGCTATTACGCGGTCTCGCTTGCGGCGTATTTGTTTTATCCGTTGTCTGGGCCAATGGGGATTTCTAAGGGCACGTTGACGGCGGCGCTGGTGATACCCGTTTTGCTGCTAGTCTGGGCTATGATCCGACGAATAAAGGCGCGGATGCACTAGCGACTTGATTGCCTCTCTTGAGTCTATACAGAGGGGACGCGGGCCATATTGTGGCCTATGATCAAGGAAAGACTGATGCCGGAACGTCTGTCACAACGCGCCATATTGGAATTCCTAGTCGGTTTTCCAACCGTGAGCGCACGCAGTAACTTGGATTTGGTGGACTGGGTCGAAGCCTACCTAATGTCGCACCAGATTCTTTGTTATCGGATGTTGAACGCGGCAGGTGATAAAGCCGCACTTTATGCGCATGTTGGGCCAAATGTGCCGGGCGGCGTTGTGCTGTCTGGTCATACCGATGTGGTGCCGGTGGAAGGCCAAGCCTGGGAAAGCGATCCGTTTGAGGTGATTGAAAAGGCCGGTCGGCTATATGGGCGTGGCACCTGTGACATGAAGGGCTTTGATGCTTTGGCGATATGGGCTCTTGTCGAGGCGCGCTATTCAACATTGGCACGTCCCTTGCAGTTGGCGCTGAGCTATGACGAAGAAATTGGCTGTTTGGCAGCCCCTGATATGATTGACGCGATGCAGGCTGCGCTGCCCAAGGCCGGCGTTGCGATTGTTGGCGAACCCACCGGTATGAAAACGGTGACAGGGCACAAAGGCACCATTGGGTTTGATATTCATCTGCGTGGCCACGAGGTGCATTCGTCGATGTTGCATCAGGGGGTCAGCGCCATCATGTCGGGCGCAGAGTTGATCACATGGGCCAATCAGCAAAATGCGGCTGCGGCGGCTGACGTGCCTTCTGAAATGGCAGCACCCTTTGACCCTCCGTTCACCACGATGCATGTGGGCCAGATCTCTGGTGGCACAGCCCATAATATCACGGCAAAAGACTGCCGGTTTGATCTTGATTTTCGCGTGGTGCCTGGCGACGATCCTGAGCGTTGTAAGCGGCGCTTTCTTGAGCGCCTTCGCCAGTTGGATGCTGAAAT is a window of Cognatishimia sp. WU-CL00825 DNA encoding:
- a CDS encoding NAD(P)(+) transhydrogenase (Re/Si-specific) subunit beta — translated: MEFGFTTAAYVVSAVLFILSLGGLSGQESAKRAVWYGIVGMALAVAATLVGPGSGLWLLSILLIAGGGSIGYYVATKVQMTEMPQLVAAMHSLVGLAAVFVGLIAHFELNRVLGMDEATRHGLDGFAGLLAHKDGVEISILRVELFLGVFIGAVTFTGSIIAYGKLAGKVDTTAKKLPGGHMLNASAAAISALTLIWYFNTGGFFPLFIMTLAALFIGYHLIMGIGGADMPVVVSMLNSYSGWAAAAIGFSLGNDLLIVVGALVGSSGAILSYIMCKAMNRSFVSVILGGFGGTTGPAMEVEGEQIAIDADGVATALEEADSVIIIPGYGMAVAQAQQNVAELTRRLRAKGKEVRFAIHPVAGRLPGHMNVLLAEAKVPYDIVMEMDEINEDFPETDVAIVIGSNDIVNPAAQEDPNSPIAGMPVLECWKAKQVFVSKRGQGTGYSGIENPLFYKENTRMFYGDAKASLDTLLTMIQ
- a CDS encoding helix-turn-helix domain-containing protein; the encoded protein is MEHNSCPVDPLLKTITGRWTTYVIWLLVTEGPLRFGEMLGLMPTISAKVLTERLRTLESAGIVLRKQMSTAPPAVSYELTAQGRDLHTAIKALHGVAVHWQDQGWTPDHGFPQVAAAE
- a CDS encoding flavodoxin family protein; this translates as MPRVEVIYFSGFGHTAKQAEAILGGASEVSDARLWAIPEDGLVSEALWEAADSADAIIFGGPTYMGGVPWQFKRFADDSSKRWFSGAWANKFAGGFTNSASFVGDKGETMGYLQTLAAQHGMIWVSLGQPPANALEHGPTDMNRLGGSAGALAVSPSDASSEQAPEAGDLQSAHAYGRRVAAIAEAKIIV
- a CDS encoding VOC family protein; this translates as MEKVNGIGGFFFRSEDPQAMAEWYQTHLGIDPVAEVPWSTAAGHTVFAPFARDTDYFGRESQQWMINFRVSDMDTMIAQLSLAGIAVETRAEWDGAYGRFARIHDPEGNPIELWQPPALTT
- a CDS encoding DUF3422 domain-containing protein, producing the protein MTPIDDHPLRYRLANELHARPFPAFGAPATACFLAIKKEKGAAGRNKDEDLHYLIKLLDRYGAPHPQPGATHYSGTIGRHQVKWEQHTEFVTFMVFSQDVSSRAFDPADFEVFPEDWLAETTGVRISSILIRVVMRPDEDTLAKNLKDWFVAESLATSEVLDGSAVIAGDFRIDPAGHLRFAVFPSEGTGEQRIGRIVQRLCEIETYKSMSMLGFSRAGNMASHMGALEAELTSVMGDMSGDVPAENTLDALLTISSEIEALVARASYRFGATRAYEAIVDQRINVLREARYGRRQTFREFMMRRYDPAMRTVGSTEKRLAALSDRAIRAGDLLRTKVDVARSAQNQSLLASMDRRADLALRLQETVEGLSVVAIGYYAVSLAAYLFYPLSGPMGISKGTLTAALVIPVLLLVWAMIRRIKARMH
- the argE gene encoding acetylornithine deacetylase — protein: MPERLSQRAILEFLVGFPTVSARSNLDLVDWVEAYLMSHQILCYRMLNAAGDKAALYAHVGPNVPGGVVLSGHTDVVPVEGQAWESDPFEVIEKAGRLYGRGTCDMKGFDALAIWALVEARYSTLARPLQLALSYDEEIGCLAAPDMIDAMQAALPKAGVAIVGEPTGMKTVTGHKGTIGFDIHLRGHEVHSSMLHQGVSAIMSGAELITWANQQNAAAAADVPSEMAAPFDPPFTTMHVGQISGGTAHNITAKDCRFDLDFRVVPGDDPERCKRRFLERLRQLDAEMKAVVATTGVDVEMGFDVPPLVPEHNGAAETLVRRLTGDNSRNVVSYATEGGQFQQAGYSTVVCGPGDIAQAHQANEYLELSQFKLGHDFMKALLQDMRLTR